GTGCCATATCTTGGAACAGTTCAGGTGTGCCCCCCACAATTTGTTCAAGTACACCAAGAAGCCCTGAATGGGCGGCGATCGCGTTCAGACGCGGTTCGTAGTCAACAAAACCGAAGATTTTCCTGATAGCGTCACGGCGTGCTTCACCCTCCAACGCATCCTTCTTTTTGACGAGTTTCGGTTCAAATTGGATCGCTCGGAAATCCGGACACTTCCCATCCATGAGATGGAGCATACCTGCCAATGCCTCCTCGATTTCAGTAGGACTGAAGGCATCATTAATCACAAGATAACCGTGGCGATGAAAGTAGTCGATGTCTGCCTCGGTTACGGCTGGAAACCCACCGGAAATTCCCTCGGCAGCCGTGTCAAAACGATAGAGATTCGGTGAATATGGGATTTGGGCGATGTCTGTCTGTTCGCTCATCGTTGGGGTGTTCATGTAAAACTCCTTTTATGGCTGTCAGTTATCGGAACCCTCAACTTCCAGAAACCATCAATAGTTGAGAAGTTGGAAAGTTTGAACTTTAGCACACTGCGTATGCTTCCTAACTTCCTATATTTCGCCGTTACTTTCGCGGGTCATGAGGGTCAGGAAATCGTCAACCCGATCAATTGCGGTTTGAGCACGGTCGCGTGCCGATGCGTCCTGCGCCTCTTCAGCGAGCCATTGTCGTCGTTGTAGAATCCATTCGTTTTTCAGGTAATCAATTTGATTCAGGAAGTGAGGGTCTTCAGTTACACTGACAAAGTACTCAATCACACCCAGCAATCCGTATTTACGATTTATCTCCATATCGTCTAATTCATCTACCATTTGCAAGAAAAGATGCTGATTCCTGTCTTGTCGCGCTTGGGCGACTTCACGAGAGGATTCGGTCAGTAGTTTGTCAACGAATTCCTGTTTGGAATTAATCCAGCGCGGCAGGTTACGGACGTAATCCTCAAGGTCAAAGTTTCCGCGTTGGAGCGCGAAATAGGAGTGGATGTGAATGTTTCGGAAAAAAGCAGTATAACCGACGTTCGGGTCCATGGTGTCAGCGTCGTAGAGGACCTGGTTTTCAACCCTGTTGTAGAGCAGCTTAAAGTCCTCTGCTGTCAGATTCATCGGCTTCAGGTGTGCAAGGACAACGGCTGTCGCGGCTTGTACGAAATCTGGCTCGAAATCGTACATCCCCAAGATGTTCTCGGTAATGACTGCCCCGGATTCGTGATGGACCTTGCCGTGGAGGTCGTGCTTGTCGTAAAGCTCCGTAACGACGTTCTGACCAGCCGGAGTGAGCGTCTCGTTTAACCAGAAGCCGTTGTGGTCAAGGATACGTTGTCCATTGTCATCGGTCAAAATAACGCCGTCGTATCGTTTGGTGATGTCGTGCAGAGTGCCAGCGACTTCAAGCAACTTCACATCACCACCTTCGCGTTTACCGAGTTCCATGCTCAGCG
This sequence is a window from Candidatus Poribacteria bacterium. Protein-coding genes within it:
- a CDS encoding phytanoyl-CoA dioxygenase family protein, which translates into the protein MNTPTMSEQTDIAQIPYSPNLYRFDTAAEGISGGFPAVTEADIDYFHRHGYLVINDAFSPTEIEEALAGMLHLMDGKCPDFRAIQFEPKLVKKKDALEGEARRDAIRKIFGFVDYEPRLNAIAAHSGLLGVLEQIVGGTPELFQDMALVKPPRHGSEKPWHQDCAYFNLPEGTTVVGVWIALDEATPENGCLHVIPGSNNEGPMIHFKRRDWQICDTDVPVARDTMVPLKPGGCLFWHGLTHHGSPVNQSEQRRRALQLHYKPASVGEITTQERMDVYGSEGKDVDC
- a CDS encoding HD domain-containing protein — encoded protein: MNYSQVLNELETLVNETFGLWEHNRVGFQWRHYTWNHTMRVRALSMELGKREGGDVKLLEVAGTLHDITKRYDGVILTDDNGQRILDHNGFWLNETLTPAGQNVVTELYDKHDLHGKVHHESGAVITENILGMYDFEPDFVQAATAVVLAHLKPMNLTAEDFKLLYNRVENQVLYDADTMDPNVGYTAFFRNIHIHSYFALQRGNFDLEDYVRNLPRWINSKQEFVDKLLTESSREVAQARQDRNQHLFLQMVDELDDMEINRKYGLLGVIEYFVSVTEDPHFLNQIDYLKNEWILQRRQWLAEEAQDASARDRAQTAIDRVDDFLTLMTRESNGEI